Proteins encoded in a region of the Mesoflavibacter profundi genome:
- the secY gene encoding preprotein translocase subunit SecY has translation MKFIETLKNVWKIEELRNRIIVTVGLLLVYRFGAQVVLPGIDAAQLGNLQTEAEGGLFGLLNAFTGGAFANASVFALGIMPYISASIVVQLMGIAIPYLQKLQKEGASGQKKITQITRWLTIAICLVQAPGYLASLGPVFGIPNSAFLLGQGGMFYISSIVILVTGTIFAMWLGEKITDKGIGNGISLLIMVGIIATLPKAFLQNAASRLQDGNNVMMILFEIVIWFVIILLSILLVMAVRKIAVQYARRSATGGYEKNVFGSRQYIPLKLNASGVMPIIFAQAIMFVPGLIGKSSFLEDTSAGLWLQTNFSDIFGFWYNLVFALLIIIFTYFYTAITVPTNKMADDLKRSGGFIPGIRPGSETSEYLDKIMSQITLPGSIFLALIAIFPAFIVKLMGVQQGWALFFGGTSLLIMVGVAIDTMQQVNSYLLNRHYDGLMKTGKNRKAVA, from the coding sequence ATGAAATTTATAGAGACATTAAAAAACGTTTGGAAAATTGAAGAACTAAGAAACAGAATCATCGTAACTGTTGGTTTGTTATTAGTTTATCGTTTTGGAGCACAAGTAGTATTACCAGGTATTGATGCTGCACAATTAGGGAATTTACAAACTGAAGCCGAAGGAGGTTTATTTGGATTACTTAATGCATTTACAGGTGGTGCTTTTGCTAATGCTTCTGTTTTTGCTCTAGGGATTATGCCATACATTTCTGCATCTATCGTAGTACAATTAATGGGAATTGCTATTCCTTATTTACAAAAACTACAAAAAGAAGGTGCAAGCGGACAAAAAAAGATTACACAAATTACAAGATGGCTAACTATAGCTATTTGTTTAGTTCAAGCACCAGGTTATTTAGCTAGTTTAGGTCCTGTTTTTGGTATACCAAATTCAGCATTCTTACTAGGTCAAGGAGGTATGTTTTATATATCCTCAATCGTAATACTTGTAACAGGTACTATTTTTGCTATGTGGTTAGGTGAGAAAATCACCGATAAAGGTATTGGTAATGGTATATCATTATTAATTATGGTTGGTATAATTGCGACTTTACCTAAAGCTTTCCTGCAAAATGCAGCATCTAGATTACAAGATGGTAATAACGTTATGATGATTTTATTCGAAATTGTTATTTGGTTTGTTATCATTCTATTATCAATATTACTAGTAATGGCTGTTCGTAAGATAGCAGTACAATATGCTAGAAGATCTGCAACTGGTGGATACGAAAAAAATGTATTTGGCTCTAGACAGTACATTCCATTAAAGCTTAATGCTTCTGGAGTAATGCCAATTATCTTTGCTCAAGCTATTATGTTTGTTCCTGGACTTATTGGTAAATCTTCTTTCTTAGAAGATACTTCAGCAGGACTATGGCTACAAACAAATTTCTCAGATATATTTGGTTTCTGGTACAATTTAGTATTTGCATTATTAATAATCATATTTACATATTTTTATACTGCAATTACAGTACCTACAAATAAAATGGCAGATGATTTAAAGCGAAGCGGTGGATTTATTCCAGGTATTCGTCCAGGATCAGAAACATCAGAGTATTTAGATAAAATAATGTCTCAAATAACTTTACCAGGTTCTATCTTTTTAGCTTTAATAGCTATCTTCCCAGCATTCATCGTTAAGTTAATGGGTGTTCAACAAGGATGGGCATTGTTTTTTGGAGGTACATCATTATTAATCATGGTTGGAGTTGCAATCGATACTATGCAACAAGTAAATTCTTACTTGTTAAATAGACATTACGATGGCTTGATGAAAACAGGTAAAAATAGAAAAGCAGTAGCTTAA
- the infA gene encoding translation initiation factor IF-1, translating into MAKQAAIEQDGTIIEALSNAMFRVELENGHIVTAHISGKMRMHYIKLLPGDKVKLEMSPYDLTKARITYRY; encoded by the coding sequence ATGGCAAAACAAGCAGCAATAGAACAAGACGGAACAATTATAGAAGCATTATCTAATGCAATGTTCCGTGTAGAATTAGAAAATGGTCACATTGTGACAGCTCATATTTCTGGTAAAATGCGTATGCATTACATAAAACTTTTACCAGGAGATAAAGTGAAATTAGAAATGAGTCCTTACGATTTAACTAAGGCTCGTATAACCTATAGATACTAA
- the ykgO gene encoding type B 50S ribosomal protein L36, protein MKVRASIKKRSADCKIVRRKGRLYVINKKNPRFKQRQG, encoded by the coding sequence ATGAAAGTAAGAGCATCAATTAAAAAGAGAAGCGCAGATTGTAAAATAGTGCGCAGAAAAGGTAGACTTTACGTCATTAACAAAAAGAATCCTAGATTCAAACAAAGACAAGGATAA
- the rpsM gene encoding 30S ribosomal protein S13 encodes MARIAGVDIPKQKRGVISLTYIYGVGRSRAKEILATAKVDENIKVLDWTDDQIGAIRDAVGSYTIEGELRSETQLNIKRLMDIGCYRGIRHRAGLPLRGQRTKNNSRTRKGRRKTVANKKKAN; translated from the coding sequence ATGGCAAGAATTGCAGGTGTAGACATACCAAAACAAAAAAGAGGAGTTATCTCTTTAACTTATATCTACGGAGTAGGTAGAAGTAGAGCAAAAGAAATTTTAGCAACAGCTAAAGTAGACGAAAATATCAAAGTACTTGATTGGACAGATGATCAAATTGGAGCAATCCGCGATGCTGTTGGATCTTATACTATTGAAGGTGAATTACGTTCCGAAACTCAATTAAACATCAAACGTTTAATGGATATAGGATGTTATAGAGGTATTCGTCACAGAGCTGGACTTCCTTTAAGAGGTCAACGCACTAAAAACAACTCTAGAACTAGAAAAGGTAGAAGAAAAACAGTAGCTAACAAGAAAAAAGCTAACTAA
- the rpsK gene encoding 30S ribosomal protein S11 encodes MAKSNAKNTKKRKVIIDAVGEAHITASFNNIIISLTNKKGDVISWSSAGKMGFRGSKKNTPYAAQLAAEDASEVAKEAGLKKVKVYVKGPGNGRESAIRSIHNSGIEVTEIIDVTPLPHNGCRPPKRRRV; translated from the coding sequence ATGGCAAAATCAAACGCTAAAAACACAAAAAAACGTAAAGTTATTATTGATGCTGTTGGAGAAGCGCATATCACAGCTTCATTTAACAACATCATTATTTCACTTACCAATAAAAAAGGAGATGTTATTTCATGGTCTTCTGCAGGTAAGATGGGATTTAGAGGTTCTAAGAAAAACACACCATATGCAGCGCAGTTAGCAGCAGAAGATGCTTCTGAGGTAGCTAAAGAAGCTGGTTTAAAAAAGGTGAAAGTTTATGTTAAAGGACCAGGAAACGGAAGAGAATCTGCAATCAGATCTATTCACAATTCAGGTATAGAAGTAACAGAAATTATAGATGTAACTCCATTACCACATAATGGATGCCGTCCACCAAAAAGAAGAAGAGTATAA
- the rpsD gene encoding 30S ribosomal protein S4 produces the protein MARYTGPKTKIARKFGEAIFGDDKAFEKRNYPPGQHGANKRRGKKSEYAIQLMEKQKAKYTYGILERQFRNMFKKATAAPGITGEVLLQLCESRLDNVVFRMGISPSRSGARQLVSHRHITVNGEVVNIPSYQLKAGDVVGVREKSKSLEAIERSLSNSSNVFEWITWNSEKKEGAFVSVPARIQIPENINEQFIVELYSK, from the coding sequence ATGGCAAGATATACTGGTCCAAAAACTAAAATAGCTCGTAAGTTTGGCGAAGCTATCTTCGGAGACGACAAAGCTTTCGAAAAAAGAAATTATCCTCCAGGACAACATGGAGCAAACAAAAGACGTGGAAAAAAATCTGAATATGCTATCCAGTTAATGGAAAAGCAAAAAGCTAAATATACTTACGGTATATTAGAGCGTCAATTCAGAAACATGTTTAAAAAAGCAACTGCAGCACCAGGAATTACAGGTGAGGTACTTTTACAATTATGTGAATCTAGATTAGATAACGTTGTTTTCCGTATGGGAATTTCTCCATCAAGAAGCGGTGCAAGACAATTAGTTTCTCACAGACACATCACTGTTAATGGTGAAGTTGTAAATATTCCATCTTACCAATTAAAAGCAGGTGATGTTGTAGGTGTTAGAGAAAAATCAAAATCTTTAGAAGCAATAGAAAGATCTTTATCTAACTCTAGCAACGTTTTTGAATGGATTACTTGGAATAGCGAGAAAAAAGAAGGTGCTTTTGTATCTGTTCCAGCTAGAATTCAAATTCCAGAAAATATTAATGAGCAATTCATAGTCGAATTATACTCTAAATAA
- a CDS encoding DNA-directed RNA polymerase subunit alpha translates to MAVFSFQKPDKVIMIDSTDFEGKFEFRPLEPGYGLTVGNALRRVLLSSLEGFAITSVRIEGVDHEFSTIAGVVEDVTEIILNLKQVRFKRQIEDVDNESVSISISGQEKIVAGDFQKFISGFQVLNTDLVICNLDPKVNINMEITIEKGRGYVPAEENKKATAPMGTIFTDSIYTPIKNVKYSIENYRVEQKTDYEKLVFEIQTDGSINPQDALTEAAKTLIHHFMLFSDERITLEADEIAQTETYDEESLHMRQLLKTKLVDMDLSVRALNCLKAAEVDTLGDLVSFNKNDLMKFRNFGKKSLTELEELVNVKGLNFGMDLSKYKLDKD, encoded by the coding sequence ATGGCAGTATTTAGTTTCCAAAAACCAGATAAAGTAATCATGATCGATTCTACTGATTTCGAAGGTAAGTTCGAATTCAGACCATTAGAACCAGGTTATGGATTAACTGTTGGTAATGCTTTAAGAAGAGTTTTACTTTCATCTTTAGAAGGTTTTGCAATTACATCTGTAAGAATAGAAGGTGTAGATCACGAATTTTCTACAATAGCAGGTGTAGTTGAAGACGTAACAGAAATAATTTTAAATTTAAAACAAGTACGTTTTAAAAGACAAATAGAAGATGTAGATAACGAGTCTGTTTCTATTTCTATTTCTGGTCAAGAAAAAATAGTTGCAGGTGACTTCCAAAAGTTTATCTCTGGTTTTCAAGTATTAAATACAGATTTAGTAATCTGTAACTTAGATCCTAAGGTAAATATTAACATGGAAATTACAATTGAAAAAGGTAGAGGATACGTTCCTGCTGAAGAAAATAAAAAAGCTACAGCACCAATGGGAACTATTTTTACAGATTCAATATACACACCAATTAAAAATGTTAAATATAGCATTGAAAATTACCGTGTAGAGCAAAAAACAGATTACGAAAAATTAGTTTTCGAAATCCAAACAGATGGATCTATCAATCCTCAAGATGCATTAACAGAAGCAGCTAAAACATTAATACATCATTTCATGTTATTCTCTGATGAAAGAATAACTCTAGAAGCTGATGAAATAGCTCAAACTGAAACTTATGATGAAGAATCGCTTCACATGAGACAGTTATTAAAAACAAAATTAGTAGACATGGATCTTTCTGTTCGTGCTCTAAATTGTTTAAAAGCTGCAGAAGTAGATACATTAGGAGATTTAGTATCTTTCAACAAAAACGATTTAATGAAGTTCCGTAACTTTGGTAAAAAATCTTTAACAGAGTTAGAAGAATTAGTAAACGTTAAAGGTCTAAACTTTGGTATGGATCTTTCAAAATATAAATTAGATAAAGACTAA
- the rplQ gene encoding 50S ribosomal protein L17, with protein MRHGKKINHLGRKTAHRKSMLANMACSLIEHKRINTTVAKAKALKVFVEPMITKAKEDTTHNRRIVFSRLRQKDAVTELFRDIATKVGDRPGGYTRIIKLGNRLGDNADMAMIELVDYNEIYNADKKAKKSTRRSRRGGSKAAAAPVETTATNEEE; from the coding sequence ATGAGACACGGAAAAAAAATAAACCACTTAGGTAGAAAAACTGCACATAGAAAATCTATGTTAGCAAACATGGCTTGTTCTTTAATAGAGCACAAACGTATTAATACTACTGTTGCTAAAGCAAAAGCTTTAAAAGTATTTGTAGAGCCAATGATCACTAAAGCTAAAGAAGATACAACTCATAACAGACGTATCGTTTTTAGTCGTTTAAGACAAAAGGATGCTGTAACAGAATTATTTAGAGATATAGCAACTAAAGTTGGTGATAGACCAGGTGGATACACAAGAATTATCAAGTTAGGTAACCGTTTAGGTGATAACGCTGATATGGCAATGATCGAGTTAGTAGACTATAATGAAATCTACAACGCAGACAAAAAAGCTAAAAAATCAACAAGAAGAAGTAGAAGAGGCGGATCTAAAGCTGCTGCTGCTCCTGTTGAAACAACAGCAACTAACGAAGAAGAATAA
- the carA gene encoding glutamine-hydrolyzing carbamoyl-phosphate synthase small subunit, with translation MKYQKLKKALILLEDGTIFHGKAVGKEGSAFGEVCFNTGMTGYQEIFTDPSYYGQLMVTTNAHIGNYGVNDQEVESDSIKISGLICRNFSYDYSREDSNGSLEDFLNKHNLLAISDVDTRSLVTYIRDNGAMNAVITTEVDNIEQLKVQLAKVPSMNGLELASKVSTKEPYFVGDENATIKIAALDIGIKKNILRNLAKRGAYIKVYPYNTSFEDMSSWNPDGYFLSNGPGDPEPLKSAIQVAKQIIEVNKPLFGICLGHQVIALANGISTYKMHHGHRGINHPIMNLETGKGEITSQNHGFAINREETEAHPDLEITHVHLNDNTVAGIKMKSKNVFSVQYHPEASPGPHDSSYLFDQFIENIKSN, from the coding sequence ATGAAATATCAAAAATTAAAAAAAGCACTAATCTTATTAGAAGACGGAACAATTTTTCACGGAAAAGCAGTAGGTAAAGAAGGCTCTGCATTTGGAGAAGTTTGTTTTAACACTGGTATGACAGGATACCAAGAAATTTTTACAGATCCATCTTATTATGGTCAATTAATGGTAACTACCAATGCGCATATTGGTAATTATGGCGTAAATGATCAAGAAGTTGAATCTGATTCTATTAAAATATCTGGGTTAATATGTCGTAACTTTAGTTATGATTACTCAAGAGAAGACTCTAACGGTTCTTTAGAAGACTTTTTAAACAAGCATAATTTATTAGCAATTTCAGATGTAGATACAAGGTCACTTGTTACTTATATTAGAGATAATGGAGCTATGAATGCTGTAATAACTACAGAAGTAGACAATATAGAACAATTAAAAGTGCAATTAGCAAAAGTTCCATCAATGAATGGTTTAGAATTAGCCTCTAAAGTTTCTACCAAAGAACCATATTTTGTTGGAGATGAAAATGCTACTATAAAAATTGCTGCATTAGATATTGGTATAAAAAAGAATATTCTACGTAATCTAGCAAAACGAGGCGCGTATATTAAAGTTTATCCTTACAATACTTCTTTTGAAGATATGAGTTCTTGGAATCCAGATGGCTATTTTTTATCTAATGGACCAGGAGATCCAGAACCTTTAAAAAGCGCAATTCAGGTAGCAAAGCAAATTATAGAGGTAAATAAACCATTATTTGGTATTTGCTTAGGACATCAAGTAATTGCATTAGCAAACGGAATTTCAACTTATAAAATGCACCATGGTCATAGAGGAATTAATCATCCAATTATGAATCTGGAAACTGGAAAAGGAGAAATTACGTCGCAAAATCATGGTTTTGCTATAAATAGAGAAGAAACCGAAGCTCATCCAGATCTAGAAATAACACATGTTCATTTAAATGATAATACAGTAGCAGGTATAAAAATGAAAAGCAAAAATGTATTCTCTGTACAGTATCATCCAGAAGCAAGTCCTGGACCACATGATTCTAGTTATCTATTTGACCAATTTATAGAAAATATAAAATCAAATTAA
- the eno gene encoding phosphopyruvate hydratase: MSIIINVHARQIFDSRGNPTVEVDVETENGFLGRAAVPSGASTGEHEAVELRDGGDTYMGKGVTKAVDNVNNILAEELLGVNVFEQNYIDTLMCKIDGTPNKSKLGANAILGVSLAVAKAAAAELGMPLYRYVGGVSANTLPVPMMNIINGGSHSDAPIAFQEFMVMPVKAKNFTHALQMGTEIFHNLKKVLHDRNLSTAVGDEGGFAPTLDGTEDALDTIAKAVKNAGYNLGDDVMIALDCAAAEFYVDGKYDYSKFEGDTGKIRTSKEQADYLAELASKYPIISIEDGMDENDWEGWKYLTEKIGDKVQLVGDDLYVTNVERLSRGIEQDIANSILIKVNQIGTLTETIAAVNMAHNAGYTSVMSHRSGETEDNTIADLAVALNCGQIKTGSASRSDRMAKYNQLLRIEEELGDVAYYPKEKAFKVKR; this comes from the coding sequence ATGAGTATTATAATTAATGTTCACGCAAGACAAATTTTTGATTCAAGAGGAAATCCAACAGTAGAGGTAGATGTTGAAACAGAAAATGGATTTTTAGGTAGAGCAGCAGTTCCATCAGGAGCTTCTACAGGAGAACATGAAGCAGTAGAGTTAAGAGATGGAGGCGATACATACATGGGTAAAGGCGTTACAAAAGCTGTAGATAATGTAAATAATATATTAGCAGAAGAGCTTTTAGGCGTAAATGTATTTGAGCAAAATTACATAGATACATTAATGTGTAAAATAGATGGAACACCAAATAAATCTAAATTAGGTGCAAATGCTATTTTAGGCGTATCTTTAGCTGTAGCTAAAGCAGCAGCAGCCGAGTTAGGTATGCCTTTATACAGATACGTTGGTGGTGTAAGCGCAAATACATTACCAGTTCCAATGATGAATATTATTAATGGAGGTTCTCATAGTGATGCACCAATAGCATTTCAAGAATTTATGGTAATGCCTGTCAAAGCAAAAAACTTCACACATGCCTTACAAATGGGAACAGAAATTTTCCATAACTTAAAAAAAGTATTACACGATCGTAACTTAAGTACAGCAGTAGGTGACGAAGGTGGTTTTGCACCAACTTTAGACGGTACAGAAGATGCATTAGATACTATTGCAAAAGCTGTTAAAAATGCAGGATATAACTTAGGTGATGATGTAATGATTGCATTAGATTGTGCTGCTGCAGAATTTTACGTAGACGGAAAATACGATTACTCTAAATTTGAAGGCGATACTGGTAAAATAAGAACAAGTAAAGAACAAGCAGATTACTTAGCAGAATTAGCAAGTAAATACCCAATAATTTCAATTGAAGATGGAATGGATGAAAATGATTGGGAAGGTTGGAAATATTTAACTGAAAAAATCGGAGATAAAGTACAATTAGTTGGAGACGATTTATATGTAACTAACGTAGAGCGTTTATCTAGAGGAATTGAACAAGACATAGCAAATTCAATTTTAATTAAGGTAAATCAAATTGGTACCTTAACTGAAACTATTGCAGCAGTTAATATGGCACACAATGCAGGTTATACATCTGTAATGTCTCATAGATCAGGTGAAACAGAAGATAATACTATTGCAGATTTAGCAGTAGCATTAAACTGTGGACAAATTAAAACAGGATCTGCATCACGTAGTGATCGTATGGCAAAATATAACCAGTTGTTAAGAATTGAAGAAGAATTAGGAGATGTAGCTTACTATCCTAAAGAAAAAGCATTTAAAGTAAAGCGTTAA
- a CDS encoding citrate synthase, with protein MSNKATLEINGEKHEFPLIVGTENEIGIDIKALRSVTGGVTTIDPGYKNTGSCESAITFLNGEEGVLRYRGYAIEDLAEKADFLEVAYLLIFGELPTQDQLNKFHSDIKKHSVVDDDIKKIIDAFPKTAHPMGVLASLTSALTAFNPSSVNVDSEEDMYNAIVRILGKFPVLVAWTMRKKQGLPLNYGSEDLGYVENILKMMFEKPNKAYEQNEILVNALDKLLILHADHEQNCSTSTVRIVGSSHAGLFASLSAGISALWGPLHGGANQAVLEMLEAIKEDGGDTKKYMAKAKDKEDPFRLMGFGHRVYKNFDPRAKIIKKAADDVLGDLGVEDPVLDIAKGLAQEALSDDYFVKRKLYPNVDFYSGIIYRAMGIPVEMFTVMFALGRLPGWIAQWREMRLRKEPIGRPRQIYIGENHREFKSINQR; from the coding sequence ATGTCAAATAAAGCAACTCTAGAAATTAATGGCGAAAAACACGAATTTCCATTAATTGTAGGAACTGAAAATGAAATTGGAATAGATATTAAAGCATTAAGAAGTGTAACAGGTGGAGTTACAACAATAGATCCAGGTTATAAAAACACAGGTTCTTGCGAAAGTGCTATAACATTCCTAAACGGTGAAGAAGGTGTTTTAAGATATAGAGGTTACGCAATAGAAGATCTTGCAGAAAAAGCAGATTTTCTTGAAGTGGCATATTTATTAATTTTTGGAGAATTACCAACTCAAGACCAATTAAATAAGTTTCACTCAGATATCAAAAAACATTCTGTAGTAGACGACGATATTAAGAAGATAATAGATGCTTTTCCTAAAACAGCTCATCCAATGGGCGTTTTAGCATCGTTAACAAGTGCATTAACAGCATTTAATCCTTCATCTGTAAATGTAGATTCAGAAGAAGATATGTACAATGCAATTGTTAGAATTTTAGGAAAATTCCCAGTACTTGTAGCATGGACAATGCGTAAAAAACAAGGATTACCACTTAATTATGGTAGTGAAGATTTAGGATATGTAGAAAACATCTTAAAAATGATGTTTGAAAAACCTAACAAAGCTTACGAGCAAAATGAAATTCTAGTAAACGCATTAGATAAATTATTAATATTACATGCAGATCACGAACAAAACTGTTCTACATCAACCGTAAGAATTGTAGGATCATCTCACGCAGGATTATTCGCTTCTTTATCTGCTGGTATATCTGCACTTTGGGGACCATTACATGGTGGAGCAAACCAAGCTGTATTAGAAATGTTAGAAGCTATTAAAGAAGATGGTGGCGATACTAAAAAATATATGGCAAAAGCAAAGGATAAAGAAGATCCTTTCCGTTTAATGGGCTTTGGTCATCGTGTATATAAAAACTTTGATCCAAGAGCTAAGATTATCAAAAAAGCTGCAGACGATGTATTAGGTGATTTAGGAGTAGAAGATCCAGTATTAGATATAGCAAAAGGATTAGCTCAAGAAGCATTAAGTGATGACTATTTTGTAAAAAGAAAATTATATCCAAACGTAGATTTTTACTCAGGAATTATCTATAGAGCAATGGGTATTCCTGTAGAAATGTTTACAGTAATGTTTGCTTTAGGACGTTTACCAGGTTGGATTGCACAATGGAGAGAAATGCGTTTACGTAAAGAACCAATTGGTCGTCCAAGACAAATTTACATTGGTGAAAACCACAGAGAATTTAAATCTATTAACCAAAGATAG
- a CDS encoding dimethylarginine dimethylaminohydrolase family protein encodes MLKLNVKNETSRLRAVVLGTAVSNGPTPKIEEAYDPKSLQHIKAGTYPIEEDMVKEMEAVAKVFKKYDVKVYRPELIKDCNQIFARDIAFVIDDVFVKANILPDRENELEAIQYIIDQVDPKKVIRPPEEAHIEGGDVMLWNDYIFIGTYRGEDYSDYIVARTNKAGVDFIKEQFPHKKVKSFDLNKSQTNPYDNALHLDCCFQPIGTNKAILHKEGFRDQTEFEWLLNYFGEANCFIISKEEMYNMNSNIFSISEDVIISEKNFSRLNTWLRENGFTVEEVPYAEIAKQEGLLRCSTMPLIRD; translated from the coding sequence ATGTTAAAATTAAACGTAAAAAACGAGACATCAAGGTTAAGAGCTGTTGTATTAGGAACAGCTGTAAGTAATGGACCAACACCAAAAATAGAAGAGGCTTACGACCCAAAATCTTTACAACATATCAAAGCAGGTACTTACCCGATAGAAGAAGATATGGTTAAAGAAATGGAAGCAGTCGCTAAAGTTTTTAAAAAATATGATGTTAAAGTTTATAGACCAGAATTAATCAAAGATTGTAATCAAATCTTTGCAAGAGATATTGCTTTTGTAATCGATGATGTATTTGTAAAAGCCAACATTTTACCCGATAGAGAAAATGAACTTGAAGCGATACAATATATTATAGACCAAGTAGATCCAAAAAAAGTAATTCGTCCACCAGAAGAAGCACACATTGAAGGTGGCGATGTAATGCTTTGGAACGATTATATTTTTATTGGAACATATCGTGGTGAAGACTATTCTGATTATATAGTTGCTAGAACAAATAAAGCAGGTGTAGATTTTATAAAAGAACAATTTCCGCATAAAAAAGTTAAGAGTTTCGATTTAAATAAATCTCAAACCAATCCTTATGATAATGCATTGCATTTAGATTGTTGTTTTCAGCCAATCGGGACTAATAAAGCCATTTTACATAAAGAAGGCTTTAGGGATCAAACAGAATTTGAATGGTTGCTAAATTATTTTGGAGAAGCTAACTGTTTTATAATTTCTAAAGAAGAAATGTATAATATGAACAGTAATATTTTTTCAATTTCTGAAGATGTTATCATTTCAGAAAAAAACTTTTCTCGTCTTAATACTTGGTTAAGAGAAAATGGATTTACTGTAGAAGAAGTGCCTTACGCCGAAATAGCTAAACAAGAAGGTTTATTACGCTGTAGTACAATGCCTTTAATAAGAGATTAA
- a CDS encoding outer membrane protein, with amino-acid sequence MKFKLFIVVILLSYSNLFSQDSNFNVELNYPLPIDDNFIGRNYNGIIEAGLRYRFVNTSILNVGIALNSGVLKNTNSDNEIGIDVTVVSVQPRVFAELDIEALPSFHPSVALGYSYMNFKSKNFSDTSVEDANTLDSKNGFNFNFGIAYDITKTLFIQAQYDFVKLTVNNGVPNTRYNTEVNMLKLGLGYRL; translated from the coding sequence ATGAAATTTAAACTTTTTATAGTAGTTATTCTACTAAGTTATTCTAATCTATTTTCTCAAGATTCTAATTTTAATGTCGAATTAAATTATCCTTTACCTATTGACGATAACTTTATTGGAAGAAATTACAACGGTATAATTGAAGCTGGTTTACGCTATAGATTTGTAAATACTTCTATTTTAAATGTTGGAATTGCATTAAATTCTGGTGTTTTAAAAAACACTAATTCCGATAACGAAATTGGTATTGATGTTACTGTAGTTAGCGTACAACCTAGAGTTTTTGCCGAGCTAGATATTGAAGCTCTACCATCGTTTCATCCTTCTGTAGCGTTAGGATATTCTTATATGAATTTTAAATCAAAAAATTTTAGTGACACTAGCGTAGAAGACGCTAATACATTAGACTCCAAAAATGGTTTTAACTTTAATTTTGGGATAGCATACGATATTACAAAAACCTTATTTATTCAAGCACAATACGATTTTGTAAAACTTACTGTTAATAATGGTGTCCCTAATACAAGATATAACACCGAAGTTAACATGTTAAAGCTTGGACTAGGCTACAGATTATAA